In the Clostridium gelidum genome, TATAATCGATGGATTGTATCTTCCGTTTTCCAATGAGCCGATTGTTTGCCTTGATACTTCAAGCACAACTGCTAAATCTTCTTGCTTTATGCCGTGCTCTTTTCGTATTTCCTCTAAACGATTTTTCACATTTACACTCCCTACCATGTAAAGTTTACTTTCCATAGCTAAACAATATCACTTTCCTTTAACAATGTCAAGCTAACTTTC is a window encoding:
- a CDS encoding helix-turn-helix transcriptional regulator, with amino-acid sequence MKNRLEEIRKEHGIKQEDLAVVLEVSRQTIGSLENGRYNPSIILAFKIAKYFDMSIEEIFIYEEDEIK